The Blastopirellula sediminis sequence ACCTATGTCTCGCAGTAGCCAGTCCCGACGTGGTTTCACGTTGGTTGAATTGTTGGTGGTGATCGCCATCATTGGCGTTTTGATCGCATTGTTGCTGCCGGCTGTGCAGCAAGCCCGCGAAGCGGCTCGACGGATGCAGTGCAGCAACAACTTGAAGCAGCAAGGCCTCGCGCTGCACAACTACCACGACGTCTTTCAAAGCTTTCCGCCTGGGTACGTCACTCCGAATCGGATCAGCTGGCAGGCGATGATTTTGCCGCAGTTGGAGCAAACGGGGCTTAACGATCAACTGGCTGCGGCCGGCGCTTTCACGGCGGACAGCGCCGACTCGGCGAAACCGGTTTGGCACAACAACCCGGCGATCGTCTCGGCAGGAGCGACGCCGCTGGCGCAAACCGTAATCCAAGCCTACATCTGCCCCTCCGATCCTTCGGACGAACTGAATACGAAATTGCGATCGGACGACTCGACCAATCCGGGGCAGTATGCGAAGTCGAACTACGTCGGAACGTATACCGCCGCGTTCTACAACAGCGCCGGGACCAAGACGGAAGATCGCAACGCGATGTTCTACGCCAACTCGAAGCGGAATTTCCGCGACATGATTGACGGCACCAGCAATACGCTGGTCGTCGCCGAACGGGGGACCGTTTCCAACTATGTCGGCTCGCTATGGATTGGCTGGCACGATCTTGAGCCGGGCCGAACGACTGGGGATCGTTGGTTCATGGGACATGTCCGGATCAACCGCTTGAGCAATGACACGCAATATCCGATCAATGGCACCATTGGTCACGCCGCGAGCAGTTCGCATCCGGGCGGCGCTCAGTTCTTATTCGGCGACGGGGCGGTTCACTTCATCGGCGAGACTGTCGATGTGCGGACCTATTCGGCCCTGGGGACGATCAACGGCGGCGAAGTGATCGGCGAGTACTAGTCGCCGCCGCGTCTCACGTTGATCTGGAACGAATTCATTCTCTTTTTCGAGGAGCGTCTCGCATGGTGCGCGGACTGTGGGGAGTCGTGTTGTTGTCGGTTTCGTTGATCGCCTTGTCTGGTTGTGGACAAGGCGGGCCGGCGCTGGGACAAGTTACCGGAACGATCACTCAAGATGGGCGACCGCTTCCTGACGCGTTCGTCAGTTTCTA is a genomic window containing:
- a CDS encoding DUF1559 domain-containing protein, which translates into the protein MSRSSQSRRGFTLVELLVVIAIIGVLIALLLPAVQQAREAARRMQCSNNLKQQGLALHNYHDVFQSFPPGYVTPNRISWQAMILPQLEQTGLNDQLAAAGAFTADSADSAKPVWHNNPAIVSAGATPLAQTVIQAYICPSDPSDELNTKLRSDDSTNPGQYAKSNYVGTYTAAFYNSAGTKTEDRNAMFYANSKRNFRDMIDGTSNTLVVAERGTVSNYVGSLWIGWHDLEPGRTTGDRWFMGHVRINRLSNDTQYPINGTIGHAASSSHPGGAQFLFGDGAVHFIGETVDVRTYSALGTINGGEVIGEY